One window of the Carnobacterium maltaromaticum DSM 20342 genome contains the following:
- a CDS encoding IS1380-like element IS1678 family transposase has protein sequence MTSLHKNQVKFNSNITISHTGGQLSSDSGLVLVKELMNTFGFSELAKQHIHIEDERAYFTHDNLSILEQFIMQLIAGYSADSAANLLRQDPVFKAVLDRKELASQSSLSRFLDRLSEENIHELQALNQELIDKARLIRNDTELIIDLDSTHSDTFGHQEQTDYNTHYQTYGYHPLVAFDGLTGDFLKAELRSGNQYTSKGVKEFLTPLLEHYNHSLPNTDILVRGDSGFATPGVYDSCESKKSHYVIRLKNNRRLGQIAEKSVLYGDNQKWEEREVQYFSTTYQAQSWSQSRRVCIRSTREAGELLFRHEFIVTNLSENVSPDTIFSLYAKRGTMENFIKEAKAGFYFDKTDSPRFLENHVRMMLSLIAYNLVNFLRTIGFEEVQKGMTIHSIRLKFLKVAGKLVQTGRRVYLKLSSYHVYQNEFYRVFARLRRASQWI, from the coding sequence ATGACTAGCTTACACAAAAACCAAGTAAAATTCAATTCAAATATCACTATTTCTCATACAGGTGGTCAATTATCGAGTGATTCGGGTCTCGTCCTAGTGAAAGAGCTGATGAACACCTTCGGTTTTTCTGAACTGGCTAAGCAACACATTCACATTGAAGACGAACGAGCATATTTTACTCATGACAACTTATCCATACTTGAGCAGTTCATTATGCAATTAATTGCTGGTTACTCAGCTGATTCTGCAGCTAATCTCCTGAGACAAGATCCTGTGTTTAAAGCTGTTTTAGATAGGAAAGAACTCGCTTCTCAATCTTCACTTTCTCGATTTTTAGATCGACTATCTGAGGAGAATATCCATGAACTTCAAGCTTTGAACCAAGAACTTATTGATAAAGCACGCCTCATCCGTAATGATACGGAATTAATCATTGATTTAGATTCGACCCATTCAGATACATTTGGTCACCAAGAACAAACGGATTATAATACCCACTACCAAACCTATGGTTATCATCCATTGGTAGCTTTTGACGGATTGACTGGTGACTTCTTAAAAGCTGAACTACGTTCAGGAAATCAATATACATCAAAAGGCGTAAAGGAGTTTCTCACACCTTTATTAGAGCACTATAATCACTCTCTACCAAACACTGACATCTTGGTTCGTGGAGACAGCGGGTTCGCTACACCTGGTGTGTATGATTCGTGTGAATCAAAAAAGAGTCATTATGTTATTCGACTGAAGAATAATCGTAGACTAGGTCAAATAGCTGAGAAATCAGTACTTTATGGCGATAATCAAAAGTGGGAAGAACGAGAAGTTCAGTACTTCTCCACCACTTATCAAGCACAATCCTGGTCACAAAGTCGTCGCGTGTGTATACGCTCAACACGTGAAGCGGGCGAACTACTCTTTCGACATGAGTTTATCGTGACGAATCTATCAGAAAATGTTTCTCCTGATACCATCTTTTCTCTCTATGCCAAACGTGGCACAATGGAGAACTTCATTAAAGAAGCGAAAGCTGGCTTTTACTTTGACAAGACAGACAGTCCTCGCTTTTTGGAGAATCATGTCCGAATGATGCTCAGCTTGATAGCTTACAACTTAGTCAACTTCTTAAGAACGATTGGCTTTGAGGAAGTCCAAAAGGGAATGACCATTCATTCTATTCGATTGAAGTTTCTGAAAGTTGCTGGGAAATTAGTCCAAACGGGTAGACGAGTCTATCTCAAATTATCTAGTTATCATGTGTATCAGAATGAATTCTACAGGGTCTTTGCTCGCCTGAGGCGAGCCAGTCAATGGATCTAA
- a CDS encoding LemA family protein, protein MGWIIGIVVIVLLVLFYASIYNGLVKARVWVQEAWSQIDVQLKRRNDLIPNLVETVKGYAAHEKDTLTKVVEMRNQLTQVPAGNHEEAMQVSNQISDSLKTIFALSESYPDLKANQNFQQLQEELTATENKIAYSRQLYNSSVATYNIKIQAFPSNIVAGIHKFTEEKMLETPTEEKAVPKVSF, encoded by the coding sequence ATGGGATGGATTATCGGAATAGTAGTTATTGTTTTATTAGTCTTATTTTATGCAAGCATTTACAATGGATTAGTTAAGGCAAGAGTATGGGTACAAGAGGCTTGGAGTCAAATCGATGTACAATTAAAGCGTCGGAATGATTTAATTCCTAATTTAGTTGAAACAGTTAAAGGGTATGCAGCACACGAAAAAGATACCTTAACAAAAGTAGTAGAGATGCGTAATCAATTGACTCAAGTTCCAGCAGGGAACCACGAGGAAGCAATGCAAGTTTCAAATCAAATTAGTGATTCATTAAAAACTATTTTTGCTTTGAGTGAAAGCTATCCAGATTTGAAAGCTAATCAAAATTTCCAACAATTACAAGAAGAGTTAACAGCAACTGAAAATAAAATTGCTTATTCACGTCAATTATATAATTCAAGCGTGGCAACTTATAATATTAAAATTCAAGCATTTCCAAGTAATATAGTTGCTGGAATTCATAAATTCACTGAAGAAAAAATGCTAGAAACGCCAACTGAAGAAAAAGCAGTACCAAAAGTTTCTTTCTAA